The proteins below come from a single Tachypleus tridentatus isolate NWPU-2018 chromosome 13, ASM421037v1, whole genome shotgun sequence genomic window:
- the LOC143236677 gene encoding protein phosphatase inhibitor 2-like isoform X2, which produces MELNVHQKLTMAEYLSKKPAKSILKTSTSFEHPESQKHQDIQWDEMNILQTLHPPDKDYGHMKVDEPKTPFNYYTDEDVGDKPGGERGALDTELLTKKINLESENLPKAMIEADDDDDDDEHGEETEEERANRKAFEYRRKIHYNEFYAVKLARKLMAQEGLESEDEDNREETMDESQSEATKASGGSSDEEVAEPTCNESTEISL; this is translated from the exons ATGGAGCTAAATGTACACCAAAAGTTAACGATGGCGGAATACTTGTCGAAGAAGCCTGCGAAgagtattttaaaaacttctaCGAGTTTTGAGCATCCTGAAAGTCAAAAACA cCAAGACATCCAATGGGATGAGATGAACATCCTCCAAACTCTACATCCTCCAGATAAAGACTATGGACACATGAAAGTTGATGAACCAAAAACTCCATTTAACTACTACACAGATGAAGATGTAGGGGATAAGCCAGGTGGTGAGAGAGGTGCTCTTGATACAGAGCTTCTAACAAAGAA AATCAATCTTGAATCTGAAAATTTGCCAAAGGCCATGATAGAagctgatgatgatgatgatgatgatgagcATGGAGAAGAAACAGAAGAAGAAAGAG CAAATAGAAAGGCTTTCGAATATAGGAGAAAAATCCACTACAATGAGTTTTATGCTGTAAAGTTGGCAAGAAAGTTGATGGCCCAAGAAGGTTTGGAAAGTGAAGATGAAGATAATAGAGAAGAAACAATGGATGAATCACAGTCCGAAGCAACAAAAGCAAGTGGTGGAAGCTCTGATGAAGAAGTGGCAGAACCAACTTGTAATGAAAGTACGGAAATCTCGTTGTGA
- the LOC143236677 gene encoding protein phosphatase inhibitor 2-like isoform X1 — MAEYLSKKPAKSILKTSTSFEHPESQKHRRHKSQDIQWDEMNILQTLHPPDKDYGHMKVDEPKTPFNYYTDEDVGDKPGGERGALDTELLTKKINLESENLPKAMIEADDDDDDDEHGEETEEERANRKAFEYRRKIHYNEFYAVKLARKLMAQEGLESEDEDNREETMDESQSEATKASGGSSDEEVAEPTCNESTEISL, encoded by the exons ATGGCGGAATACTTGTCGAAGAAGCCTGCGAAgagtattttaaaaacttctaCGAGTTTTGAGCATCCTGAAAGTCAAAAACA CAGAAGGCATAaaag cCAAGACATCCAATGGGATGAGATGAACATCCTCCAAACTCTACATCCTCCAGATAAAGACTATGGACACATGAAAGTTGATGAACCAAAAACTCCATTTAACTACTACACAGATGAAGATGTAGGGGATAAGCCAGGTGGTGAGAGAGGTGCTCTTGATACAGAGCTTCTAACAAAGAA AATCAATCTTGAATCTGAAAATTTGCCAAAGGCCATGATAGAagctgatgatgatgatgatgatgatgagcATGGAGAAGAAACAGAAGAAGAAAGAG CAAATAGAAAGGCTTTCGAATATAGGAGAAAAATCCACTACAATGAGTTTTATGCTGTAAAGTTGGCAAGAAAGTTGATGGCCCAAGAAGGTTTGGAAAGTGAAGATGAAGATAATAGAGAAGAAACAATGGATGAATCACAGTCCGAAGCAACAAAAGCAAGTGGTGGAAGCTCTGATGAAGAAGTGGCAGAACCAACTTGTAATGAAAGTACGGAAATCTCGTTGTGA